aaatgaaaatttctattcacagaCTCAAAACATTTTCTGGGCATGAATTCTCAAACTTTTTACCTGCGTTTCATCAGCAACATCAGGGAAAGTGTGCCcactaagccaatttgacgtgccactgacacacacaatttctagcgATGGACCAAATTTGGcgttccctatctcttactatgtggtgactcacaagaaatgccagtttttatcattttgattcacaacaacaagatttggctatcattagagggtacactgatCAGGGGTGTGGCTGTTGGCTGGAATTTAGATTGAGCCTCATCTGGTGGATTTTTATGGCCTctgatatgttttcatttaaatgttTGTGTAATAGGTATTCTCACACTTTATCATACTCGGTTTAAAGTGGCTGTATGGATGGGGGatcgggtatttattttgaattttgaatttatgaaacaattctatcatggcttcctacttgaaaaatcaaagcgAGACAACATTGACTGAgactgtgtttgtaactcaatacattgcaaaaaatttaaaaaaaatatgtgtacaaagtttgttattctacatacaataacaagcattttacacatttattaatcttttgtaatgtattgagttagaaacaaggacttgacatacgTTGTTTCATATTGACTTTTCATGCCGGAAGccataataaattaaattaaaataaataccaaatcctcatccatatggccactttaactctAAAAATATGCTGACATGCATTTCCAGTAAATGTCACTAAATTTCTTCCTATGGTTATACAGCCTTAACAAAGTTTCATGAACTTGATTACCACTCACTATTTTTAAACTAAACTGCATTTATTTTTCTAATAAGTAGGAAATATTGATTCTGTGAATATGCAGTTGGGAAAATAGTTTGGCAATTACATGCAATTAAACTGAAAATTAAACTAACTGCACAGATGGCAGGAGAGGAACACTGACTCCACCTAGCCTTCTGGCAAATACACTAACAACGGgatatcataaaatgtatgtttatgcGTGTATACAATCACATCAAAATTTTGCTGACTAGCAGAAATACCACAACATAAGACAATAAATCCAAACTGTAAACTCTATCACAATATTACTTGTGTCATCagtgtctcccccccccccaatttgttttttttcatagcATATTTTCTAATTTGCATACGAGTATATCCTTTATGTATATTAGTCTCTATTGTTTAGATCAAAATATAGGATACTGTACATGTCAATCTCTCCTATAAAACTTACTAAAGTGAACACAGTGACACTGTTATGTTCTTTGTAATTTACACATGATTTATTAGTGATAGGGAAATTAGTCTGGCTggttaatttcaaaaattttcatATACCAACACCATTATCCTTTACGAGGAACTATTTATAGGCCGAGAGTTGTAACAgcaaatctacatgtacatacatgttaatAGATACAGTTttgtccaatttttttttttgagtacGAACAAAGGTTCCTGGTAGAGAGAAGATTTTAAACACCTCTCATCGCATAAAACTTGGCTCTAATATCTCGTACAAGTAGTCTTTGGTAGCGCAGTGACTACGTCAACAACTTAGTTGAGTTCCTGACACagtttatcatggcttccaatTACCATGATGATTGAATGTAACaggaaactgtcaattttaccagatttcccccaCTCTGTTATTACATGTTTCTAAAAGCTTCAAAGAATAACAGTGACCTTCTTATCAGCCTCTTACACTCCTAAACATGTTATTTGTAAGTGTAATTAAAGTTATGTCAAATAAGTGTTACATTACATAATGGTGTATACTTTACTAGTAAATATTTCACTCATAAATGTCTGGAACTTTGAAATTTGCTGATGAGAAGCATAGCGATTAGTCTTGTATAGTAAGACCCGGatccacaggcactcgaatcaatatgtaggattttttaaaaaatgtacagtgaATAAGAGAAGGTACGAAGGTATTTGACATTTGAACTGCAGACCCTCATTAGCATATACTTGTGGCTTCTGATTGGATGACAGAGCAGCCGGCCGTAcgatttgaaatcaaaatagaGACCATTTTTAGTGCAAAGTATGCAGCGATGGCAACAACAAGTTATTGTTTAGTACCTTTTAGCTATTCATTAGCTAGATTATTACtttatataacattttttgagatgAAATGTCGTAATCCAGGACGTCCAGCGTTATATTAATGAGGGTGTAATCGGGGTCAGCAGTTCAAATGTTGAGTACCTTCGTACCATCTCTTTGCTATACATTTTTCTtccaaatcatacagattgattcaagtgcctgtgtcCGGATCTGTGCTTGGAAGGTTGCAGAATGACAGCCAAAGATGATTATGTCCACCGTCGGTTGCCGAATCTCAAAAGAAAACCTTATGGTCTAGAAGCAAGACTATGTAGTGGTACATTTATGATACTCAcaagaaattgttttttttctttattctgttGTGAGCTGTAAACTATATGTATTCTTTGAGaactaataaatgaataattaataatattattaattacaatggtacatttttgtaatgGTACGCTCTGTTAAAGCAAATctataatctttttttttaatccgCAGTTGAAAGTGCTTGGTACACATGAAACCTAATGAAACCATACTACTGTAAGCTTAATGTTAATGCGTGTCATCAATGGCACAGTTTTGATGATAGTAAGGCAAATCAAGGTGGTTTATACCTCCATGGCCTGATCTTCTGACAATGTTGATgggcatgatgttttttttattctcagtacctgaaatagcattttacctcatgctagagggtcaaaatagaacaagaaggttgatttATTCTCACGTGCACccatagtaatgcatgtgaagtgcaTGGAGttgaagttatggtgtcgaccaggATATCGAATTTTCATTAtgtttatgatgcacctaggcagtaatattctttTTCAGGTACAGAgaattctacatgtatgtattctaacTATGATGTCAAATTATTTACTAACCAAGTGACTAGTTCTGGTCTTTCTACATTGTATCTACAGCTATCTGAACCAATGAGCTTGACATTTTAGACCATGTTAGATCATGTCTGCATACCAGGTTTGTATTCTACCAATAGCAAGTATGGGGTATCATGCTTTGACAGTAAGGAGAATACTACAGGTAGTTAACAGGAAGCAAAAATTACCCCCCAAATGTATCAACTAATCATGGTGAGGGCTCTGGCCATTACACAGCATCCTTGTACATTTTATGACGTGTTGACTCACAGTACCCTGGGTATGACCTTTTGACCTCTCCATCCATAGTGAATAACAAGGTGTAGACAAGCATACCACCCAGGACATGATTTATTGTCCTACTAACTAGGTGTAATAATGTGAACCACTTTCCCACTTACTACATGCTGGTACTCTACCCATGACCTGTCTCTCAACTATACCACAACACTTATGACTTGCCACTAAAAGTCTCACAAAATACACATCTTCATGAACTTTTGAACTACcagtttttcaaaatttgcaaaGAGTATTGTGTATTTCGACGGCAATAACCTGTCTAAGTTCACTCTTCCAGTAGTTCAATTAGTGTTCCATCAGCAGTGAATATCACTGGACATAGGAAATTAACAATACATAATAGCCAAGTGGACATGTTATCCTATTCAACTGTCTTGCTACATGACAATGCAACGGTCAATAGAATTTACTTAATGCATTAAAAGCCTGCCAAGAGGGAACTATTGATTTTCAGACATGGCAGGAATAAATCAACTCTTAATAACTGCATCAAAAGCGGACCTTGTAATGTTTTACAACTATGTTATAAATCTTACGTTTCTTTGCTCAGTTCTCCTGGCGCTTGCCTTCTTACAACACGCTATCTTCCCATATGACGTGTTGCCATTCCTACATCAAACTGAGACTTGTTGAGATTATTTCCTCTGTATAATGAGATTGGGATTACACACTTAAGTGCACCAGTGGATTGATATGTATTTATTCTTTTCCCTAAAGGAAGTGACTGACTATGTTGTGGATGATAATCATTTTCAAGGCTACACTATTTACCTTTGTACAGGTGTGCACTATCTACTTTACCTATGGACTGAATTCTGTCATGGCTTGCACATTGATTACTTCGTaaatgttctgttctgttctgttctacagtAAAGCATGGAATCTTTGCCATTTAAATGCTGCCCTGTTGTACAGTACACCGGGGCAGTTTACAATCCATACAATCTGGTTCTGCAGTATACCGAGGTAGCAGTTTGGGTTCTACAATATATCACATGTAGCATTGccatttgtagcctggaatctatgCGGTTCTGTGTTACAGTATTATGATGGCTATAGTAAATTGCAGACTTGGATCTATTCCATTTTTTTACAGTATGGTGAAACTATTTGTGGCATCCATGCTtttctgttctacagtatatcatGGCTCTTCATAGCATGAATCCATGTTGTCTGTGGAATCTATCTTTTTTAAGTTATACGATACAGATATTAAATTCATGCTGTCCTGCTAAATGAAAGACAGCAGGTGAGCACAGAAAAGCATGGATTTGTTACTAACTGCTACATACAAATGGACCAAAACTGCACCAAAACAGTCGATCACACCCACACAATGAATCAAAGAAAGTCAGTCATTCTTACGTTGAGTAATTTGCACAGCACGTCTATTCTAAGAAAGAAATGGCTGACTGCAGGACAAGGTCGCTACTCAAAAAACAAGATGGAGTGAATTAAAATAGTATGGAAGGCTTGAAATGGTCAGACTAAGAGATTCTTCAGGTCAAGTGTTTATTTTTAAGAAAAGAAATCTGTATTTGGTGTGACAGTTTGGGTATCCTTTGAACTGAGAGACCATTATATGATTAGCACATAGCTATTTCAAGTACTGGACACATGGCTATTGTGTTCTCTTCACACAACGACACCATTACAGAGGCAGTCGTGAAAATTACAGTCAACTGTAGGCTGCCTACTTTTTCTCAACATTACACTGAGCAGAAGATGTGACATTGAGAGAGAAAGGATTTCCAGACAGATCTGCCACTTCACAGACTGTCTGTCGTGAAAATTAGTCGGCTGACAACTTTTTCTCTACGTTATTTACACTTTTAAAGCAGAATTGACACgaagaaaagaaaagatttCCAGGCCATGGCTGTGTATGAGTGTAGTCTTCAGGACAACTGCAGAATGATTTACttcatgtttgatattttcctgTTTTCAGCATTAAGTACAAGTATAAATTAGTATACCCTAACATTGTGACATTCGACATCTTTCATACGACATTTCCCTTTGCAGCTGGAAAATCACCAGGGACGGCATTTGTGAAATATCACAGTAATCttacaaaaacatttaaatgTCAATGCGTCAATCCAGTGCCTCACTGCAGGCAAAATCCACCATTCTGTTGAATTGGACcaagttgccatggcaacaaaggAGTGCTGCTAGGTAACTGACTGATCAAGTGAAATGATATGGTACACTGTAGTGTCGGTATTGTATAGATGACTACTTTCCTATTCAGTGAACTTTCAAGAAATATACGCGTAGAGCCTACAAACCAATCAGTAAAATCTTCATCTGAATAGTACAGATAGCTAATTTGTGCAAGACCCTGAGGTGAATTTATCTGATTTCATAGAAATATAGCATAAACCCTTTTTTTTTGAGAAACACTGATTGTTAACCAAAATCTTAAATGAATGAGAACAAATTAATTCTAACTACTTCtcaaaaaaaagagagagatacatgtacctctTATTCCAACTATTTCTCAAACTAAAAAAGACACTGCTTTCTTATTTCTACATTGACGAAATATTCAATGTTGAAAACTGCTTATATTCATGCTGCACATCATTGATATTCTGAAAGCGAATCTTGCATGTATAGCCCTGGGTTGTCTCAAATGCTTTGCTTGTATCTGAACCAGGAAAAAGACTGTTAAAGTGGGCACTTACCGGTACTTCAGCATATTTCAATTCTATCCCCTACCCTAAAATCAATTTATCTATATCTGCATTATACGTGTCGATGAAAGgctactttttttttaaaatgatgtcaGATTTGTAAAACTAGGAATAATGACAGGAATTGAATCACTGAGTGAGAATATATAATGACACAAAAGAGTGCTGGCTATATTAAACTAAGGTAGAAAACAAATTctgtcattttcaatttatcaCCTTTTACTTCCTGAACACTTTGGCCTGagattagtcagtcagtcagtcgtcATTGACCATTTTCGATCATGGCTGACCCTCTTCACAAAATGGTCACACCAACTAGTTAGATTTAGTGCCCTGACAAGTCAGACAGGTATCAGTTTGGTGTTGTTTATGAGAGAAAACATATATGGAATGAGGGCAGGCAGGGAGGGTGGTGGTAGCTTATCTCCCTCTACCTTACATAATACTCTTCCAATACCAGGTAAGTAATTCCCCTATCGTTCATATTTGGCAAGGTTCAACTCGGTGATCAACTTCCCGTTCGTTAATTTTGAGTAAATGGAAAATCATGTCTACTACAATGTGATGTCCTCGTATACCTTGGGGGCAGATGTACACTGGATTTACACCATAAAAAACAATACTTCAACATCTAAAAACATCCATACCCTGTGGCATGGTCACTTCCTAGACAACACAGCACAGTAACAAGCAGTAGAAACAATGGCTTGTATTCATTGTTCGAAAGAATTCCTCTAGTTACACACTTGACAGACTGCTCAATGTATGCGGAAATAACATCCACTGTCCAGTTCTGTGGAGGTGTTGTTTTACAACCACACCCAGGTAAACTCAAACCTAAGCGAGTATTCTTTTCGTGGGAAACTACGAAACAGCAGTGATAATTTCCCATTCTTTGTACAAATCATTCAATTATATTTCCTAATGGTTGGTATCAGGGGATTTAGACCTCTCATAGAAATGACTATGCCTTGGGGCTGTCAACGGTTACATCATGGTACACCACCTTGAATGATGTTTTGTGTGTAGGTATTCTACtgtatttttttcagtcagtcacatacattgatacaagaGGTCACTTCAGAACAACTGCTGAGTACACCCAACCTGCACATTGGATAAGGATCGTAGAGCAAGTCCCACCCACTCCTCTCTCAGTTCATGAGAAAATGAGTGTTTCACTGAATTACAAGTTTTTAGGAGCTCTGAGCTGAAATACTTCATCGAACTCAAACTCAAAGAATGCCATTCATTAGACTCTTCTGAAATTCAGATTTATGTGACTTGTTCTAGTTGGTCTCTGGAGGGCACAAAGAAAAGAAAGGTCACAATTTGAATTGTTGCATGGCATGGAGCCCACATACCACTACCGCTGTCTACACAATACAGTACACACCTGAAAACCAGTCGCCATGGTCAAGGGGGTGTGGCTTACAGTCAGAGAACAAAATCTTTACCCAGTCCATGAATATTGCCCCGATCATTGTAGTTTGAACATACTGTGTAAGCATAGTAAAGTTGACACAGATACTTCAAAAGCATATTTTGGACAACATAAATTTAGAACATGCAGAAAATTTTAcgtatacattttgtacctaGCACACTAGACTGTGTGATATGACAACAATGGAATTTTCAGAAATCCACACACCATTGCACAGGAATACCTTAATAGTCATTAAATTGTGGCTAAAAGACTCTTTGTGATCAAGTGCGAGATCAAACACTACTAGCAATACAAACCTCGGATCATAGCAATAATGCTAACGTTTGTTAGGTATCAATACATGACAATGTCACTAATAAACCATGTTTGCAGTTGATCTCATTTCAGGAGATCTACCCTGTATCAGTtctatagcccagagacttggctatctggcttgaaaatACTGTTGGCCAGAATAATGCTTCCagacagccaagtctctggactgTCAGTGCTACATTGTACGCCTCTCataaactgatcaaaactataCGCATATTTAATGAATTCCTTACACATGTCTATCTAGCCATCACATTTTCTGATTTCTTCTACAAGCACTTGTAATTTGTCCAATACATAccctgtatactatactatactatactatactatactatactatactatactatactatactatactatactatacgaGTTGCTTTCTGTGTTGCCAGCAGCACATAAACTGTTACCCTCCTGACCCTGGTATTTTAATGGTTACAAAacacaaatgatgtacattAAGGTAGTAATACTAGTTTTAATCCTCTTCATCATATGCTTCACTAACTAAGGGGTCAACCTAGTGAATCTACATTTGCTTTGGAAATTTCCCTCCCTACACAGTAAGACATCGTTCCACATAATTGATTTGCTGGTCTGACCTTCCTGTTGCTACAGGCAATGGTAATATCCATACAGGTCACAAACCACCTGTTCCTGTAGTACACATATAGGGGTGGTAGAGCTAATTTTTGTAGGTTCAATCAATGACCTGTGGACCTTAGAAGTTAGGGGTCACAAAACTATGACTACCCTCTAACATATTCAGGGTTTCTGCTAAAATTGGTATAGAGGTAAAATCTATATCTGGGTTCCCCAGTCACCATGGTTTCCCAACAAAATTAAGTACAATGTATGGGAGAATATGCAAGTTTAACCAGGTTTCCCTCTCTGATACTGATGATCACAATGTCAgcacaaaacactgatatagcTAGATACCTTTGACAATTTTATCCATaacttcatatacatgtagcgtGTCACGTTATCAATTTCAAGACATTTCGTCCCATGGTCATCTACAAGACTTTGACCAAGTTAGCTAATCATCAACAGATTCAGATCATTCACACATCACCAAAAGTAGGCACCTAGCATTATTTCTAAATCACCAAACCCTTGTATTTTCCGTAATTAATACCCCAGCTATCAGGTTGAGATCTCCATTCCTACATGTACTTTATCATAGTAACTAACCACATGTTTGCATCTCCAAGTGTGATGATCTCAATACATTAATTGAGGTCAGAATgccttacatgtacacacaagcCATGTGTTCATGGATGATGACTGAACTGTGTGCCTTGACACTTTATCTAAGTCCAATGTACTACGACTAGATGTGTAGGCGGTCAAAGAGATATCAGATTTAGGGCAAGAAATATAGACTGGGTGGGTCACCATATTTTATATCCTGATTGCTGGGCACCATGgtgaccatacatgtatatgatgataAACATGTTACAATAATGTATCCTAGAATCTTACCTGGGATTTGACAGGTTCTTGTTTAACTTCTTGTACAACAGGTGGAGTTGGTTTTGGTTCTTCAACCTTTGGTGGTTCTGGTTCAGGTTCGGGTACAGGTTCTGGCTCTGGTTCTTTGGCTGGCTCTTGTTGtggttctggttctggttctggttGTGGTTCCGGTTCTGGTTCTGCTTGTTGTTCAGGTTCAGGTTCAGGCTCCGGCTCAGGCTCAAGCTCTCTAACTGGTTCTGGTTCCGGCTCTGGTACTGGCATAACCCTCGGTGCAGGTACTGGTGCTTCAACATCAGGTTCCACATCATTTGGCAGCTCGGCCTCTACCACTGGCTCTGGCTCGGGTTCAGCTGGTGATGGCGCTTCCTCTGGTTCTGCATTTTCATTATTGATATGCACATCAGCTGCAGCAGTTTCTTCTTCCCTAACTTCACCATTAATTTCTGCTGTTACTGTTGTTTGTATAACTTCTGTTTCATTTACTTCATTTTCAGTCTCTGCTGTGCCATTCACAACTTCTTCGTTGTTTTTTTCATATCCTACGACCAAATCGGGTTTGATAGTGACTCCTTTCTTTTTATAATAGTCATCTGTGGATCTATCAGCTACTAAAAGGGATGTTTCATTACCACCTGCTTTAATCCTGGCCACTACTTGTGAATGATTTTCTCTTTCGATGTTGACGCCATTGACTTCAATGACCCGATCCCCTGCCTTCAACCCTGCTTCTTCAGCTGGGGAATCTGTTTTACATAAGATAAAAACAATGTTCCAAATCATAATCTGATAGAAAACCATTTTTGCTGCTCAATAAACAGCTACATCTTAAACTGACCTCTTTCTAACACTGATTGTAcaaacccagagacttgtcatTGGCCCTCTTATCTACTAATGATCGTAAGAAAGCCAACGACAAGTCTCCGAGCTAGGTCCTAGCTCAGAGCTAAGGTGTGTGCATATTACATGtaggtagtcctgcttgcagatatacaatgtagtagagaGAGGTCCTAGCTCAGAGCTAAGGTGTGTACATAATTAcgcagtcctgcttgcagatatAGTAGAGAGAGGTCCTAGCTCAGAGCTAAGGTGTGTACATAATTAcgcagtcctgcttgcagatatAGTAGAGAGAGGTCCTAGCTCAGGGCTAAGGTGTGTACATAATTAcgcagtcctgcttgcagatatAGTAGAGAGAGGTCCTAGCTCAGAGCTAAGGTGTGTAAATAATTACGCAGGCCTGCTTGCAGATATAGTAGAGAGAGGTCCTAGCTCAGAGCTAAGGTGTGTACATAATTAcgcagtcctgcttgcagatatAGTAGAGAGAGGTCCTAGCTCAGAGCTAAGGTGTGTACATAATTACGCAGGCCTGCTTGCAGATATAGTAGAGAGAGGTCCTAGCTCAGAGCTAAGGTGTGTACATAATTAcgcagtcctgcttgcagatatAGTAGAGAGAGGTCCTAGCTCAGAGCTAAGAGCTAAGGTGTGTACATAATtaggtagtcctgcttgcagacagagtaagTTGAGgcttgattctgacaatgttCCTTTCCTTCTTGATAGGGTCACTGTTAGGAATCAGCTCAGGATCAAGTCCCATACCTTGTCAACAAGCAGCACTAATACTTCGGCAGATGTTTAGTGGAATAAACATACAATTAGTTCAGAGGCACAGGCAGCTTTGAATCTCTTCTCAGAgaaatatctttgaaattgaagcCAGGAATAGCGTCTAGACTAGTGTACAATTCACAATTATCATTCAAATGTGGAATTGGGTGTAgtttacatttatacataaCAATTAACATAAATGATACAGAACAAATCTTTCTATACATATTATGTTTACTGATGAAATGTTTGAAACATGTCAACACATGTAAATTA
This region of Glandiceps talaboti chromosome 4, keGlaTala1.1, whole genome shotgun sequence genomic DNA includes:
- the LOC144433810 gene encoding uncharacterized protein LOC144433810 is translated as MSTEDDAPRPRLCYMARGDKGYGFNLHGEKGQHGQFIRAVDKDSPAEEAGLKAGDRVIEVNGVNIERENHSQVVARIKAGGNETSLLVADRSTDDYYKKKGVTIKPDLVVGYEKNNEEVVNGTAETENEVNETEVIQTTVTAEINGEVREEETAAADVHINNENAEPEEAPSPAEPEPEPVVEAELPNDVEPDVEAPVPAPRVMPVPEPEPEPVRELEPEPEPEPEPEQQAEPEPEPQPEPEPEPQQEPAKEPEPEPVPEPEPEPPKVEEPKPTPPVVQEVKQEPVKSQAPTTPAMEMDMARARSMAKKKRPEKMDWKTKYAAFNNM